A window of Streptomyces marispadix contains these coding sequences:
- a CDS encoding lysophospholipid acyltransferase family protein produces MSRRRIGFWYRLAAVLLKPPLLVFFKRDWRGMEHIPENGGFITVVNHNSAVDPLSYAHFQYNTGRVPRFLAKVSLFKSGFVGTAMRGTGQIPVFRESKDAIGAFRAAVAAIEKGECVAFYPEGTLTRDPGMWPMKGKTGAARVALETRAPVIPVAQWGANLAVPPYPKRGDIKLFPRKTLIVKAGPPIDLSEFYGREPTAAVLREVTERIMDEITALLSDIRGEPAPAERFDHRAAAQQDREHVPPQQQADDVQQQPEHAAGAGHTADARHTAKAGPAQRTEPAQHDTAPPGGAGEENA; encoded by the coding sequence GTGTCCCGCCGCAGAATCGGCTTCTGGTACCGCCTTGCCGCGGTTTTGCTGAAACCGCCGCTCTTGGTGTTCTTCAAGCGGGACTGGCGCGGAATGGAACACATTCCGGAAAATGGCGGCTTTATCACCGTCGTCAATCACAACTCCGCCGTGGACCCGCTTTCCTATGCGCACTTCCAGTACAACACCGGCAGGGTTCCCAGGTTTCTCGCGAAGGTGAGCCTCTTCAAGAGCGGGTTCGTGGGAACGGCCATGCGCGGCACCGGCCAGATCCCCGTGTTCCGTGAGTCGAAGGACGCCATAGGGGCCTTCCGCGCCGCGGTCGCGGCCATCGAGAAGGGCGAGTGCGTCGCGTTCTACCCGGAGGGCACGCTCACGCGTGACCCGGGCATGTGGCCGATGAAGGGCAAGACCGGTGCGGCACGCGTCGCGCTCGAGACGCGGGCGCCCGTCATTCCCGTCGCACAGTGGGGCGCGAATCTCGCGGTGCCCCCGTATCCGAAGCGCGGCGACATCAAGTTGTTCCCGCGCAAGACACTGATCGTGAAGGCCGGACCGCCCATCGATCTCTCGGAGTTCTACGGCCGGGAACCCACGGCGGCTGTGCTTCGTGAGGTAACCGAGCGCATCATGGACGAGATCACGGCACTGCTCTCGGACATCCGTGGAGAGCCCGCGCCGGCCGAACGGTTCGACCACCGCGCCGCCGCACAGCAGGACCGTGAGCACGTCCCGCCGCAACAGCAGGCCGACGACGTGCAGCAGCAGCCGGAACACGCAGCCGGCGCAGGTCACACGGCGGACGCCCGGCACACGGCGAAGGCCGGGCCCGCACAGCGCACCGAACCCGCACAGCACGACACGGCGCCCCCGGGCGGCGCCGGGGAAGAGAACGCGTGA
- the cofC gene encoding 2-phospho-L-lactate guanylyltransferase, whose product MQRQVTPVAWTLVVPLKPLARAKSRLAATAGDQARRRLAAAFAQDTVAAALACTSVRDVAVVTDDQHAAHELTALGAHIVPDAPGAGLNAALAHGAAEVRTGRPAAALAALNADLPALRPQELARVLDFAARFPRAYLADAAGTGTTLLSGLPGHALRPLFGPASSARHRASGAMEILLADVDSVRTDVDTAEDLLAARALGVGPFTARACREDVPCEGAGGRSCGQRPVTL is encoded by the coding sequence GTGCAACGACAAGTGACGCCCGTCGCCTGGACCCTCGTGGTGCCGCTGAAGCCCCTGGCACGGGCCAAGAGCAGGCTCGCCGCCACCGCCGGCGACCAGGCCCGCAGACGGCTCGCTGCCGCCTTCGCACAGGACACGGTGGCCGCCGCGCTGGCCTGTACGTCCGTACGCGATGTGGCAGTTGTCACGGACGATCAGCACGCCGCGCACGAGCTGACCGCGCTCGGCGCACACATCGTCCCGGACGCCCCCGGGGCCGGTCTCAACGCGGCGCTGGCCCACGGGGCGGCAGAAGTGCGCACCGGACGCCCGGCAGCCGCTCTGGCGGCCCTCAACGCCGATCTGCCGGCCCTGCGCCCCCAAGAACTCGCCCGCGTACTGGACTTCGCCGCGCGCTTCCCCCGCGCATACCTCGCCGACGCCGCCGGTACGGGAACCACGCTGCTCTCCGGGCTGCCCGGCCACGCGCTCCGCCCGCTCTTCGGGCCCGCGTCGTCCGCCCGGCACCGCGCCTCGGGCGCGATGGAGATCCTTCTCGCGGATGTCGACAGCGTGCGCACCGACGTCGACACCGCCGAGGACCTACTCGCCGCCCGCGCCCTGGGAGTCGGCCCGTTCACGGCCCGTGCGTGCCGCGAGGACGTCCCCTGCGAGGGGGCCGGGGGCCGCTCCTGCGGGCAGCGGCCTGTGACCCTCTAG
- the leuD gene encoding 3-isopropylmalate dehydratase small subunit: MEAFTTHTGRVVPLRRSNVDTDQIIPAHWLKKVTRDGFEDGLFEAWRKQDDFVLNQAAYKGGTVLVAGEDFGTGSSREHAVWALQNYGFKAVISPRFADIFRGNSLKNGLLTVVLPQQTVEKLWELAESEPSTEVTVDLVQRKVLAPGVDAAFELDENARWRLLEGLDDISLTLKNDDAIAAYESKRPAFKPLTQQA; the protein is encoded by the coding sequence ATGGAAGCCTTCACGACACACACCGGGCGGGTCGTACCGCTGCGCCGCAGCAACGTCGACACCGACCAGATCATCCCCGCGCACTGGCTGAAGAAGGTCACCCGCGACGGCTTCGAGGACGGGCTCTTCGAGGCGTGGCGCAAGCAGGACGACTTCGTGCTCAACCAGGCGGCGTACAAGGGCGGCACGGTGCTCGTCGCCGGCGAGGACTTCGGCACCGGCTCCTCCCGCGAACACGCCGTCTGGGCGCTTCAGAACTACGGTTTCAAGGCCGTCATCTCACCGCGCTTCGCGGACATCTTCCGCGGCAACTCCCTGAAGAACGGCCTGCTCACGGTCGTACTGCCGCAGCAGACCGTGGAGAAGCTGTGGGAGCTGGCCGAGTCCGAGCCGAGCACGGAGGTCACCGTCGACCTCGTACAGCGCAAGGTCCTCGCGCCGGGCGTCGACGCCGCCTTCGAACTCGACGAGAACGCCCGCTGGCGACTGCTCGAAGGGCTCGACGACATCAGCCTCACGCTGAAGAACGACGACGCCATCGCCGCCTACGAGTCGAAGCGCCCCGCCTTCAAACCCCTTACGCAGCAAGCCTGA
- the gltX gene encoding glutamate--tRNA ligase: protein MTDATATAPPSTAVTKDVRVRFCPSPTGNPHVGLVRTALFNWAFARHHGGTLVFRIEDTDAARDSEESYEQLLDAMRWLGLDWDEGPTAFDAASGGSGGPHGPYRQSQRMEIYADVAARLQEAGFAYPCYCTAEELEVRREAARKAGRPSGYDGKCRELTAEQIAGYEAEGRSHIVRFRMPDEPITFTDLVRGELTFAPENVTDYGIVRANGAPLYTLVNPVDDALMEITHVLRGEDLLSSTPRQIALYRALAQLGVGNGTTPAFGHLPYVMGEGNKKLSKRDPQSSLNLYRERGFLPQGLLNYLALLGWSIAEDRDIFTLDEMIAAFDIADVNANPARFDLKKCEAINATHLRELSPADFVSACEPWLRAPYAPWRPEDFDQSAFEALAPLAQTRLTVLSDITSNVDFLFLDEPVEDEASWAKAMKPGAEDVLRTARTKLADADWKAEALKEAVLAAGEQHGLKLGKAQAPVRVAVTGRTVGLPLFESLELLGRERTLARVDAALAKLGAQAS, encoded by the coding sequence GTGACTGACGCGACCGCGACCGCGCCCCCCTCCACGGCCGTCACGAAGGACGTACGCGTACGGTTCTGCCCGTCGCCCACGGGCAACCCGCACGTCGGCCTCGTCCGTACCGCCCTGTTCAACTGGGCGTTCGCCCGCCACCACGGCGGCACCCTCGTCTTCCGCATCGAGGACACCGACGCGGCCCGCGACTCCGAGGAGTCCTACGAGCAGCTCCTGGACGCCATGCGCTGGCTGGGCCTCGACTGGGACGAGGGACCCACCGCCTTCGACGCCGCCTCGGGCGGCAGCGGCGGCCCGCACGGCCCGTACCGGCAGTCGCAGCGCATGGAGATCTACGCCGACGTCGCGGCCAGGCTCCAGGAGGCGGGCTTCGCCTACCCCTGCTACTGCACCGCCGAGGAGCTGGAGGTCCGCCGGGAGGCCGCCCGTAAGGCCGGCAGGCCCTCCGGTTACGACGGCAAGTGCCGGGAGCTGACCGCCGAGCAGATCGCCGGGTACGAGGCCGAAGGGCGTTCGCACATCGTCCGGTTCCGCATGCCGGACGAGCCGATCACCTTCACCGACCTGGTGCGCGGAGAGCTGACGTTCGCCCCTGAGAACGTCACCGACTACGGCATCGTCCGTGCCAACGGGGCGCCCCTCTACACGCTCGTCAACCCCGTCGACGACGCGCTGATGGAGATCACGCACGTGCTGCGCGGCGAGGACCTGCTCTCCTCCACCCCGCGCCAGATCGCCCTCTACCGCGCCCTCGCGCAACTGGGCGTCGGCAACGGCACGACACCGGCGTTCGGTCATCTCCCGTATGTCATGGGCGAGGGCAACAAGAAGCTCTCCAAGCGCGACCCCCAGTCCTCGCTCAACCTCTACCGCGAGCGCGGCTTTCTGCCGCAGGGCCTGCTCAACTACCTCGCCCTGCTCGGCTGGTCGATCGCCGAGGACCGCGACATCTTCACCCTCGACGAGATGATCGCCGCCTTCGACATCGCCGACGTCAACGCCAACCCCGCCCGCTTCGACCTGAAGAAGTGCGAGGCGATCAACGCCACACATCTGCGCGAACTGTCGCCGGCCGACTTCGTCTCCGCGTGCGAGCCGTGGCTGCGTGCCCCGTACGCCCCGTGGCGCCCGGAGGACTTCGACCAGTCGGCCTTCGAGGCACTGGCCCCGCTCGCGCAGACCAGGCTGACGGTGCTCTCCGACATCACCTCGAACGTCGACTTCCTCTTCCTCGACGAGCCTGTCGAGGACGAGGCGTCCTGGGCGAAGGCGATGAAGCCGGGAGCGGAGGACGTGCTGCGCACGGCCCGTACGAAGCTCGCAGACGCCGACTGGAAGGCGGAGGCGCTCAAGGAGGCCGTGCTGGCGGCGGGCGAGCAGCACGGCCTGAAGCTCGGCAAGGCCCAGGCTCCGGTGCGCGTCGCGGTCACCGGGCGCACGGTCGGCCTGCCGCTCTTCGAGTCGCTCGAACTCCTGGGCCGGGAGCGGACGTTGGCACGCGTGGACGCGGCGCTGGCGAAGCTGGGCGCACAGGCGTCCTGA
- a CDS encoding DUF3515 domain-containing protein, with product MSFSLPRASSAVTAATTVTAFTAAAVLAAAGCTADDSGPAAPSPSGEAAETCRSLHDRLPERVDGQQRITLDPASKYTAAWGDPAIEMRCGVPRPEKLSPGSEHYNPTAEAAEVNGVSWLLERRDDGYRFTTTDRVANVELTVPGEYAPEVNALPDLAESIRSSVPRRS from the coding sequence GTGAGCTTCTCCCTCCCCCGGGCCTCCTCCGCAGTCACCGCCGCCACCACCGTCACCGCCTTCACCGCGGCCGCCGTGCTGGCGGCGGCGGGCTGTACGGCGGACGACAGCGGCCCGGCGGCGCCCAGCCCCTCCGGCGAGGCCGCCGAGACGTGCCGGTCGCTGCACGACCGGCTGCCGGAGCGCGTGGACGGGCAGCAGCGGATCACGCTCGATCCCGCCTCGAAGTACACCGCGGCGTGGGGCGATCCGGCCATCGAGATGCGCTGTGGTGTGCCGCGCCCCGAGAAGCTCTCGCCCGGTAGTGAACATTACAACCCCACGGCGGAGGCGGCGGAAGTCAACGGTGTCTCCTGGCTGCTGGAACGCCGTGACGACGGCTACCGCTTCACCACCACCGACCGCGTCGCGAACGTCGAACTGACCGTGCCCGGCGAGTACGCGCCGGAGGTCAACGCCCTGCCGGATCTGGCCGAATCGATACGTTCCTCGGTGCCGAGGCGTTCCTGA
- the leuC gene encoding 3-isopropylmalate dehydratase large subunit: MGRTLAEKVWDDHVVTRAEGEPDLLYIDLHLLHEVTSPQAFDGLRKNGRRVRRTDLTIATEDHNTPTLDIDKPVADPVSRTQLETLRKNCADFGVRLHPLGDVEQGVVHVVGPQLGLTQPGMTVVCGDSHTSTHGAFGALAFGIGTSQVEHVLATQTLPMAPFKTMAVTVNGELPDDVTAKDLILAIIAKIGTGGGQGYVIEYRGEAVEKLSMEARMTICNMSIEAGARAGMIAPDETTFEYVKGREHAPQGADWDAAVEYWRTLRTDDDAVFDHEVVIEGGELAPFVTWGTNPGQGAPLSQSVPDPASFEDEAARYAAEKALEYMGLSAGQPLREVGVDTVFVGSCTNGRIEDLRSAAAVLRGRRVADGTRMLVVPGSVRVSLQAVEEGLDKVFTDAGAEWRHAGCSMCLGMNPDQLKPGERAASTSNRNFEGRQGKGGRTHLVSPQVAAATAVLGRLASPADLTDVRVPAGV; this comes from the coding sequence ATGGGACGGACACTCGCGGAGAAGGTCTGGGACGACCATGTCGTCACGCGTGCTGAGGGCGAGCCGGACCTCCTCTACATCGACCTGCACCTGCTGCACGAGGTGACCAGCCCGCAGGCGTTCGACGGTCTCCGCAAGAACGGCCGGCGAGTGCGCCGTACCGATCTCACCATCGCGACAGAGGACCACAACACCCCGACCCTCGACATCGACAAGCCCGTCGCCGACCCCGTCTCGCGTACCCAGTTGGAGACGCTGCGCAAGAACTGCGCGGACTTCGGCGTACGGCTGCACCCGCTGGGCGACGTCGAGCAGGGCGTCGTACACGTCGTGGGTCCGCAGCTCGGCCTCACGCAGCCCGGCATGACGGTGGTCTGCGGCGACTCGCACACCTCCACGCACGGCGCGTTCGGCGCGCTCGCGTTCGGCATCGGCACCAGCCAGGTCGAGCACGTACTGGCCACGCAGACGCTGCCGATGGCCCCGTTCAAGACCATGGCGGTCACCGTCAACGGCGAACTCCCCGACGACGTCACCGCGAAGGACCTGATCCTCGCGATCATCGCGAAGATCGGCACGGGCGGCGGCCAGGGCTACGTCATCGAATACCGGGGCGAGGCCGTCGAGAAGCTGTCGATGGAAGCGCGGATGACCATCTGCAACATGTCCATCGAGGCCGGTGCGCGCGCCGGGATGATCGCCCCCGACGAGACGACCTTCGAGTACGTCAAGGGCCGCGAGCACGCCCCGCAGGGCGCCGACTGGGACGCCGCCGTCGAGTACTGGAGGACGCTGCGCACCGACGACGACGCGGTCTTCGATCACGAGGTCGTCATCGAGGGCGGGGAGTTGGCACCGTTCGTCACCTGGGGCACCAACCCCGGCCAGGGCGCCCCGCTGTCGCAGTCCGTCCCGGACCCGGCCTCCTTCGAGGACGAGGCCGCCAGGTACGCCGCCGAGAAGGCGCTGGAGTACATGGGGCTGAGCGCCGGACAGCCGCTGCGCGAGGTCGGCGTGGACACCGTGTTCGTCGGCTCGTGCACCAACGGCCGTATCGAGGACCTGCGTTCGGCGGCGGCCGTGCTGCGCGGGCGGAGGGTCGCCGACGGTACGCGGATGCTGGTCGTGCCCGGTTCCGTACGCGTCTCGCTACAGGCCGTGGAGGAGGGCCTGGACAAGGTCTTCACCGACGCCGGAGCCGAGTGGCGGCACGCGGGCTGCTCGATGTGCCTCGGCATGAACCCCGACCAGCTCAAGCCCGGCGAGCGCGCCGCCTCCACCTCCAACCGCAACTTCGAGGGCAGGCAGGGCAAGGGCGGTCGTACGCACCTGGTCTCGCCGCAGGTCGCCGCCGCCACCGCGGTGCTGGGCCGCCTCGCATCGCCCGCCGACCTGACCGACGTACGCGTGCCCGCCGGCGTCTGA
- a CDS encoding thiamine-phosphate kinase — protein MHLSGEYRGGRPRTPGTVGELGEFGLIRELTSRLPTTPAVRVGPGDDAAVVSAPDRRVVATTDILLEGQHFRRDWSTAYDVGRKAAAENLADIAAMGAVPTALLLGLVVPAELPANWPTELMDGIRDEAQVAAAAVVGGDVVRGATITVSVTALGDLRNREPVTRSGARPGDVVAVTGWLGWSAAGHAVLSRGFRSPRAFVEAHRRPEPPYHAGPAAAELGATAMTDVSDGLVADLGHVAVASKVRIDLRSRDLDVPAQMSDIGRAVGVDPLHWVLTGGEDHALVATFPSDTKLPARWRKIGEVQAPAAQPQVTVDGAPWERAGGWDHFGSDGSGDGT, from the coding sequence ATGCATCTGAGCGGGGAGTACCGCGGCGGCCGGCCGCGGACGCCCGGCACCGTCGGCGAACTCGGAGAGTTCGGCCTGATCCGGGAGTTGACGTCCCGGCTGCCCACGACGCCCGCCGTACGCGTCGGGCCGGGCGACGACGCGGCCGTGGTCTCCGCGCCCGACCGCAGAGTCGTCGCCACGACCGACATCCTGCTGGAGGGGCAGCACTTCCGGCGCGACTGGTCCACGGCGTACGACGTGGGCCGCAAGGCCGCCGCGGAGAACCTCGCCGACATCGCGGCGATGGGGGCCGTGCCCACGGCGCTGCTGCTGGGGCTGGTCGTCCCCGCCGAACTCCCCGCGAACTGGCCCACGGAACTCATGGACGGCATCCGCGACGAGGCGCAGGTGGCCGCCGCGGCCGTCGTCGGCGGAGACGTCGTGCGGGGCGCGACGATCACCGTCTCCGTCACCGCACTCGGCGATCTGCGCAACAGGGAGCCGGTCACGCGCTCAGGGGCCAGGCCCGGCGACGTGGTGGCGGTCACCGGCTGGCTGGGCTGGTCCGCGGCGGGGCACGCGGTGCTCTCGCGCGGATTCCGCTCGCCTCGCGCGTTCGTCGAGGCGCACCGGCGGCCCGAACCGCCGTACCACGCGGGCCCGGCGGCGGCGGAGCTCGGCGCGACCGCGATGACGGACGTGAGCGACGGCCTGGTGGCCGACCTCGGTCATGTCGCGGTCGCCAGCAAGGTCCGTATCGATCTTCGTTCACGCGATCTCGACGTGCCCGCGCAGATGTCGGACATCGGCAGGGCGGTGGGCGTCGATCCGCTGCACTGGGTGCTCACCGGCGGCGAGGATCACGCACTCGTGGCCACGTTCCCGAGCGATACGAAACTCCCCGCGCGCTGGCGGAAGATCGGCGAGGTGCAGGCACCTGCCGCGCAGCCGCAGGTGACCGTGGACGGTGCGCCGTGGGAGCGGGCCGGTGGCTGGGACCACTTCGGCAGCGACGGGAGCGGCGACGGCACCTGA
- the ndgR gene encoding IclR family transcriptional regulator NdgR, whose product MDNSSGVGVLDKAALVLSALESGPATLAGLVGATGLARPTAHRLAVALEHHRLVARDIQGRFILGPRLGELAAAAGEDRLLASAGPVLTHLRDVTGESAQLYRRQGDMRICVAAAERLSGLRDTVPVGSTLPMKAGSAAQILMAWEEPERLHRGLQGARFTATALSGVRRRGWAQSVGEREPGVASVSAPVRGPSNRVVAAVSVSGPIERLTRHPGRMHAQAIVDAAARLSEALRRTAG is encoded by the coding sequence ATGGACAACTCTAGCGGCGTCGGCGTGCTCGACAAGGCGGCTCTGGTTCTCAGCGCTCTGGAGTCCGGTCCGGCCACCCTCGCCGGGCTGGTCGGGGCCACCGGCCTGGCACGTCCGACGGCACACAGGCTCGCGGTGGCACTGGAACACCACCGCCTCGTCGCGCGGGACATTCAGGGGCGCTTCATCCTGGGCCCGCGCCTGGGCGAACTGGCCGCCGCGGCAGGCGAAGACCGTCTGCTCGCCTCCGCCGGTCCCGTACTGACGCACCTACGTGACGTCACGGGCGAGAGCGCTCAGCTCTACCGGCGCCAGGGCGACATGAGGATCTGCGTCGCCGCAGCCGAGCGGCTGTCCGGATTGCGGGACACGGTGCCGGTCGGCTCGACGCTGCCGATGAAGGCGGGTTCGGCCGCGCAGATCCTGATGGCGTGGGAAGAGCCGGAACGCCTGCACCGCGGCCTCCAGGGCGCCCGCTTCACGGCCACGGCGCTCTCCGGCGTACGCCGCAGGGGCTGGGCACAGTCCGTGGGCGAACGCGAACCGGGAGTGGCCTCGGTCTCGGCGCCGGTGCGCGGCCCTTCGAACCGCGTCGTCGCCGCGGTGTCCGTCTCGGGGCCCATCGAGCGCCTTACGCGGCATCCCGGCCGTATGCACGCACAGGCGATCGTGGACGCGGCAGCACGGCTGAGCGAGGCGCTGCGCCGCACGGCGGGCTGA
- a CDS encoding HU family DNA-binding protein: MNKAQLVEAIQDQLGGRQQAADAVDVVLDAIVRSVVAGERVSVTGFGSFEKVDRPARYARNPQTGERVRVRKTSVPRFRAGAGFKELVSGAKKLPKNDVAVKKAPKGSLMGGTSAKKTTAKRAGAKKTTGRGAAKKTTAKKATVKRTPAKKTTAKKATAGRAGAKKTTAKKSAAKKSTAKKATAKKGTAKKAPARKAPGRRTAARKTTAKRATARKR, translated from the coding sequence GTGAACAAGGCGCAGCTCGTCGAGGCAATCCAGGACCAGCTCGGTGGACGTCAGCAGGCCGCGGACGCGGTCGATGTCGTACTGGACGCGATCGTCCGCTCCGTTGTGGCAGGGGAGCGGGTCTCGGTCACCGGGTTCGGCTCCTTCGAGAAGGTGGACCGTCCCGCCAGATACGCCCGCAACCCGCAGACCGGTGAGCGCGTGCGCGTGCGGAAGACCTCGGTGCCCCGCTTCCGCGCGGGCGCCGGCTTCAAGGAACTGGTCAGCGGAGCGAAGAAGCTTCCGAAGAACGATGTCGCGGTGAAGAAGGCCCCGAAGGGCAGCCTGATGGGCGGCACTTCCGCGAAGAAGACCACCGCCAAGCGAGCGGGGGCGAAGAAGACCACCGGACGCGGCGCCGCGAAGAAGACCACGGCGAAGAAGGCCACGGTCAAGCGCACACCGGCGAAGAAGACGACCGCGAAGAAGGCAACCGCCGGACGTGCCGGGGCGAAGAAGACCACGGCGAAGAAGTCGGCCGCCAAGAAGTCGACGGCGAAGAAGGCAACCGCGAAGAAGGGCACGGCCAAGAAGGCTCCCGCGCGAAAGGCGCCCGGCCGCCGCACCGCCGCCCGCAAGACCACCGCCAAGAGGGCCACCGCGCGCAAGCGCTGA
- a CDS encoding NAD(P)H-dependent glycerol-3-phosphate dehydrogenase yields the protein MTKAAVFGTGSWGTAFAMVLADAGCEVTLWGRRAELAEAVNDRRVNPDYLPGVELPAAVRATTDPAEAADGAEFTVLAVPSQTLRGNLAGWAPLLHPGTVLVSLMKGVELGTAKRMSEVVEEVAGVGRSRVAVLTGPNLAKEIAARRPAASVVACTDVSVAQRLQAACHTPYFRPYTNTDVVGCELGGAVKNVIALAVGIADGMELGDNAKASLITRGLAETTRLGLAMGADAHTFAGLAGMGDLVATCSSPLSRNHTFGTNLGRGMTLEETIAVTRQTAEGVKSCESVRELARIHGVEMPLTETVVGIVHDGKPPLVALKELMSRSAKAERV from the coding sequence GTGACGAAAGCCGCCGTATTCGGCACCGGTTCCTGGGGCACGGCCTTCGCGATGGTGCTCGCCGACGCGGGCTGCGAGGTGACGCTCTGGGGAAGGAGAGCGGAGCTGGCGGAGGCGGTCAACGACCGCCGCGTCAATCCCGACTACCTTCCGGGCGTCGAACTCCCGGCAGCCGTACGGGCCACGACGGATCCGGCGGAGGCGGCCGACGGCGCGGAGTTCACCGTGCTCGCCGTGCCGTCTCAGACGCTGCGCGGCAATCTCGCCGGCTGGGCGCCGCTGCTGCACCCCGGCACGGTGCTCGTGTCGTTGATGAAGGGCGTCGAACTCGGCACGGCGAAGCGGATGAGCGAGGTCGTCGAGGAGGTCGCCGGGGTCGGGCGTTCGCGTGTGGCGGTGCTGACGGGGCCCAACCTCGCCAAGGAGATCGCCGCCCGGCGGCCCGCCGCCTCCGTCGTGGCCTGCACGGACGTCTCCGTGGCGCAGCGTCTCCAGGCGGCCTGCCACACCCCGTACTTCCGCCCGTACACGAACACCGACGTCGTCGGCTGCGAACTCGGCGGAGCGGTCAAGAACGTGATCGCGCTGGCGGTCGGCATCGCCGACGGCATGGAACTCGGCGACAACGCCAAGGCGTCCTTGATCACCCGCGGTCTCGCCGAAACCACGCGCCTGGGGCTGGCGATGGGCGCCGACGCCCATACGTTCGCGGGGCTGGCCGGCATGGGCGACCTGGTGGCCACTTGCTCCTCGCCGCTCTCCCGCAACCACACCTTCGGCACCAATCTGGGCCGCGGGATGACGCTGGAGGAGACGATCGCGGTCACACGGCAGACCGCGGAGGGTGTCAAATCGTGCGAGTCCGTACGTGAACTGGCCCGTATCCACGGCGTGGAGATGCCGTTGACGGAGACCGTCGTCGGCATCGTCCACGACGGCAAGCCGCCGCTCGTGGCGCTGAAGGAGCTGATGTCGCGCAGCGCCAAGGCGGAACGGGTCTGA
- a CDS encoding D-alanine--D-alanine ligase family protein, whose amino-acid sequence MSSQSPSRKPRVAVVFGGRSSEHAISVVTAGAVLGAIDRDKYEVLPIGITADGRWALTADEPERMAIENRRLPSVSELADSQPGGVLLPLEPGNREVTYHEQGSVPKALGEVDVVFPVLHGPYGEDGTLQGLLELSGVPYVGAGVLASAVGMDKEYMKRVFASFGLPVGPYVAIRPREWRTDPGAARKRIVDLAGEHGWPLFVKPARGGSSMGITKVDDIGGLDDAVAEAQRHDPKVIVESLLNGREIECGVLEFEDGPRASVPAEIPPVSAHDFYDFEAKYIDSASGIVPAPLTPEQTERVQELAVLAFEAASCEGLVRADFFLTGSGEFVINEINTMPGFTPISMYPRMWQKSGVSYAELVDRLIQAALNRETGLR is encoded by the coding sequence ATGAGCAGCCAGAGCCCCTCCCGCAAGCCCCGTGTCGCCGTCGTGTTCGGCGGCCGCAGCTCCGAGCACGCGATCTCCGTGGTCACGGCGGGTGCCGTGCTCGGCGCGATCGACCGCGACAAGTACGAGGTACTGCCCATCGGCATCACCGCCGACGGCCGCTGGGCACTGACGGCGGACGAACCCGAGCGTATGGCGATCGAGAACCGCAGGCTCCCGAGCGTCTCCGAACTCGCCGACTCGCAGCCCGGCGGCGTACTGCTGCCGCTCGAACCGGGCAACCGCGAGGTCACGTACCACGAGCAGGGTTCCGTGCCCAAGGCGCTCGGCGAGGTCGACGTCGTCTTCCCCGTGCTGCACGGACCTTACGGCGAGGACGGCACCCTCCAGGGGCTGCTGGAGCTGTCCGGAGTGCCCTATGTCGGCGCGGGAGTGCTGGCGTCGGCGGTCGGCATGGACAAGGAGTACATGAAGCGCGTCTTCGCCTCCTTCGGCCTGCCGGTCGGCCCGTATGTGGCGATCCGGCCCCGTGAGTGGCGTACGGACCCGGGTGCGGCCCGCAAGCGGATCGTGGACCTTGCGGGGGAGCACGGCTGGCCGCTGTTCGTAAAGCCCGCACGCGGCGGTTCGTCGATGGGCATCACGAAGGTCGACGACATCGGCGGCCTGGACGACGCGGTGGCCGAGGCGCAGCGCCACGACCCGAAGGTGATCGTCGAATCGCTGCTGAACGGGCGCGAGATCGAGTGCGGGGTGCTGGAGTTCGAGGACGGGCCGCGTGCGAGCGTGCCCGCCGAGATCCCGCCCGTGAGCGCGCACGACTTCTACGACTTCGAGGCCAAGTACATCGATTCGGCGTCCGGGATCGTGCCCGCGCCGCTGACCCCCGAGCAGACGGAACGCGTGCAGGAACTGGCCGTGCTGGCCTTCGAGGCGGCGTCCTGCGAGGGCCTGGTGCGGGCCGACTTCTTCCTCACCGGGAGCGGCGAGTTCGTCATCAACGAGATCAACACGATGCCGGGCTTCACGCCGATCTCGATGTATCCGCGGATGTGGCAGAAGAGCGGAGTGAGCTACGCGGAGCTGGTGGACCGGCTCATCCAGGCGGCGCTGAACCGCGAGACGGGCCTTCGGTAG
- a CDS encoding Lrp/AsnC family transcriptional regulator, with the protein MVQAYILIQTEVGKASTVADVIAKLPGILQAEDVTGPYDVIVRAQSDTVDELGRMVVAKIQQVDGITRTLTCPIVHL; encoded by the coding sequence GTGGTACAGGCGTACATCCTGATCCAGACCGAGGTCGGCAAGGCATCGACCGTCGCCGACGTCATCGCGAAGCTTCCGGGGATTCTTCAGGCGGAGGACGTGACCGGACCGTACGACGTGATCGTGCGTGCGCAGTCCGACACCGTCGACGAACTCGGGCGCATGGTCGTCGCCAAGATCCAGCAAGTGGACGGCATCACCCGGACTCTGACCTGTCCGATCGTTCATCTCTAG